In Lathamus discolor isolate bLatDis1 chromosome 1, bLatDis1.hap1, whole genome shotgun sequence, the following are encoded in one genomic region:
- the ADCK2 gene encoding uncharacterized aarF domain-containing protein kinase 2 isoform X1 gives MVAGSAVRLLPLPRPLLGRAAGARGGLPGWAAAGRGGLRTRRWVAVALAVPAGTGWKERPGQRGPVWIGERCPERPPRVLLRRLGLVFRMGLRACALLLRFGPLLLLYPLSRLWPGLGALWLRLLRRAAEAAGPTCVKLGQWASTRRDLFSEAFCDEFSKLHIEVSPHPWDHTDELLRKAFGEDWVGILRFESQEPVGSGCVAQVYKAYADLTAIGGSQAKQLVQHLEFRTAFEAWETSGFRGLLRWLRRKSEQIRDERSREELSAADCSRRSPESGVSFMEQMAKPLMSAHPSSSRHLTPVAIKVLHPGLVHQVQMDLFLMKLGSHIIGLLPGFKWLSLPEIVEEFEKLMIQQIDLRYEARNLERFQQNFLDVDFVKFPTPLWPLVTADILVETFEESEPISHYLHAEIATELRQRLAKMGMDMLLKMVFVDNFVHADLHPGNILVQGTAHVSTSGKEQAAIVDLCDTLVVEVQPPLRQLCLVLLDAGIVAELQSADMRNFRAVFTAVVQGQGERVAELILHHARANQCEDIERFKAEMAELVTKVRGNTIALGKLQVANLLSNVFKLLMTHKVKLESNFASIIFAIMVLEGLGRSLDPELDILEAAKPLLIKTAASVLR, from the exons ATGGTGGCGGGTAGTGCCGTGCGGCTCTTGCCGCTCCCGCGCCCCCTCCTCGGACGGGCCGCTGGGGCCCGGGGAGGGCTGCCCGGCTGGGCGGCCGCAGGGCGCGGCGGGCTGCGTACCCGGCGCTGGGTTGCGGTGGCCTTGGCGGTGCCCGCAGGGACCGGCTGGAAGGAGAGGCCGGGGCAGCGGGGACCGGTGTGGATCGGGGAGCGCTGCCCTGAGCGGCCCCCCCGGGTGCTGCTGCGACGGTTGGGTCTGGTATTCCGGATGGGTCTGCGGGCCTGCGCTTTGCTGCTCCGCTTCGgccccctgctgctgctctacCCGCTGAGCCGCCTGTGGCCCGGCCTGGGCGCCCTGTGGCTGCGGCTGCTGCGGAGGGCGGCCGAGGCTGCAGGCCCTACCTGTGTGAAGCTGGGCCAGTGGGCCAGCACGCGGAGGGACCTCTTTTCCGAGGCCTTCTGCGATGAGTTTTCTAAGCTGCACATCGAGGTGAGCCCACACCCGTGGGACCACACGGATGAACTCCTAAGGAAGGCCTTTGGTGAGGACTGGGTGGGCATCCTCAGGTTTGAGAGCCAGGAGCCAGTCGGCTCGGGCTGCGTTGCCCAGGTGTATAAAGCCTATGCTGACCTCACGGCTATCGGTGGCTCCCAGGCCAAGCAGCTAGTGCAGCACTTGGAGTTCAGGACTGCTTTTGAAGCATGGGAAACGTCAGGCTTTAGAGGCCTCCTCAGGtggctgaggaggaagagtgAGCAGATACGGGatgagaggagcagggaggagctCAGCGCAGCAGACTGCTCCCGGAGAAGTCCTGAGAGTGGGGTGTCCTTTATGGAGCAAATGGCCAAACCACTCATGAGTGCACATCCTTCATCATCCAGACATCTCACACCTGTAGCCATTAAA GTCCTGCACCCTGGGCTGGTCCACCAAGTCCAGATGGATCTTTTCCTTATGAAGCTGGGTAGCCACATTATTGGACTTCTCCCTGGATTCAAGTGGCTCAGTTTGCCAGAGATTGTGGAGGAGTTTGAGAAGCTTATGATTCAGCAG ATTGACTTACGCTATGAAGCCAGAAATCTGGAGCGCTTCCAACAAAATTTCCTAGATGTCGATTTTGTGAAGTTTCCAACTCCCCTTTGGCCTTTGGTCACAGCAGATATTCTGGTGGAAACATTTGAG gaGAGTGAGCCTATTTCACACTACCTCCATGCGGAGATTGCCACAGAGCTGAGACAGAGACTTGCAAAGATGGGCATGGACATGCTGCTAAAGATG GTCTTTGTTGACAACTTTGTCCATGCTGACTTGCACCCTGGGAACATCCTGGTTCAAGGCACGGCCCACGTCAGCACCAGCGGCAAAGAGCAGGCAGCCATCGTGGACTTGTGTGACACGCTTGTGGTGGAAGTGCAGCCACCCctcaggcagctctgcctggtgctgctggatgCAGGGATCGTGGCCGAGCTGCAGAGTGCTGACATGCGGAACTTCAGGGCAGTTTTCACAGCTGTGGTCCAAGGCCAG GGGGAGAGAGTGGCAGAACTGATCCTTCATCATGCCCGTGCTAACCAGTGCGAGGATATCGAGCGATTCAAAGCTGAGATGGCGGAACTAGTGACCAAGGTCCGGGGGAACACCATTGCCCTGGGAAAG CTTCAGGTTGCAAATCTGCTCTCAAATGTCTTCAAACTGTTGATGACCCATAAG GTGAAGCTTGAGAGCAATTTTGCTTCCATCATCTTTGCCATCATGGTTCTGGAAGGGCTTGGTCGTTCCCTGGATCCTGAACTGGACATTCTAGAGGCAGCTAAACCACTGCTCAtcaaaactgcagcttctgTCCTCAGATAG
- the ADCK2 gene encoding uncharacterized aarF domain-containing protein kinase 2 isoform X2, with amino-acid sequence MVAGSAVRLLPLPRPLLGRAAGARGGLPGWAAAGRGGLRTRRWVAVALAVPAGTGWKERPGQRGPVWIGERCPERPPRVLLRRLGLVFRMGLRACALLLRFGPLLLLYPLSRLWPGLGALWLRLLRRAAEAAGPTCVKLGQWASTRRDLFSEAFCDEFSKLHIEVSPHPWDHTDELLRKAFGEDWVGILRFESQEPVGSGCVAQVYKAYADLTAIGGSQAKQLVQHLEFRTAFEAWETSGFRGLLRWLRRKSEQIRDERSREELSAADCSRRSPESGVSFMEQMAKPLMSAHPSSSRHLTPVAIKVLHPGLVHQVQMDLFLMKLGSHIIGLLPGFKWLSLPEIVEEFEKLMIQQIDLRYEARNLERFQQNFLDVDFVKFPTPLWPLVTADILVETFEESEPISHYLHAEIATELRQRLAKMGMDMLLKMGERVAELILHHARANQCEDIERFKAEMAELVTKVRGNTIALGKLQVANLLSNVFKLLMTHKVKLESNFASIIFAIMVLEGLGRSLDPELDILEAAKPLLIKTAASVLR; translated from the exons ATGGTGGCGGGTAGTGCCGTGCGGCTCTTGCCGCTCCCGCGCCCCCTCCTCGGACGGGCCGCTGGGGCCCGGGGAGGGCTGCCCGGCTGGGCGGCCGCAGGGCGCGGCGGGCTGCGTACCCGGCGCTGGGTTGCGGTGGCCTTGGCGGTGCCCGCAGGGACCGGCTGGAAGGAGAGGCCGGGGCAGCGGGGACCGGTGTGGATCGGGGAGCGCTGCCCTGAGCGGCCCCCCCGGGTGCTGCTGCGACGGTTGGGTCTGGTATTCCGGATGGGTCTGCGGGCCTGCGCTTTGCTGCTCCGCTTCGgccccctgctgctgctctacCCGCTGAGCCGCCTGTGGCCCGGCCTGGGCGCCCTGTGGCTGCGGCTGCTGCGGAGGGCGGCCGAGGCTGCAGGCCCTACCTGTGTGAAGCTGGGCCAGTGGGCCAGCACGCGGAGGGACCTCTTTTCCGAGGCCTTCTGCGATGAGTTTTCTAAGCTGCACATCGAGGTGAGCCCACACCCGTGGGACCACACGGATGAACTCCTAAGGAAGGCCTTTGGTGAGGACTGGGTGGGCATCCTCAGGTTTGAGAGCCAGGAGCCAGTCGGCTCGGGCTGCGTTGCCCAGGTGTATAAAGCCTATGCTGACCTCACGGCTATCGGTGGCTCCCAGGCCAAGCAGCTAGTGCAGCACTTGGAGTTCAGGACTGCTTTTGAAGCATGGGAAACGTCAGGCTTTAGAGGCCTCCTCAGGtggctgaggaggaagagtgAGCAGATACGGGatgagaggagcagggaggagctCAGCGCAGCAGACTGCTCCCGGAGAAGTCCTGAGAGTGGGGTGTCCTTTATGGAGCAAATGGCCAAACCACTCATGAGTGCACATCCTTCATCATCCAGACATCTCACACCTGTAGCCATTAAA GTCCTGCACCCTGGGCTGGTCCACCAAGTCCAGATGGATCTTTTCCTTATGAAGCTGGGTAGCCACATTATTGGACTTCTCCCTGGATTCAAGTGGCTCAGTTTGCCAGAGATTGTGGAGGAGTTTGAGAAGCTTATGATTCAGCAG ATTGACTTACGCTATGAAGCCAGAAATCTGGAGCGCTTCCAACAAAATTTCCTAGATGTCGATTTTGTGAAGTTTCCAACTCCCCTTTGGCCTTTGGTCACAGCAGATATTCTGGTGGAAACATTTGAG gaGAGTGAGCCTATTTCACACTACCTCCATGCGGAGATTGCCACAGAGCTGAGACAGAGACTTGCAAAGATGGGCATGGACATGCTGCTAAAGATG GGGGAGAGAGTGGCAGAACTGATCCTTCATCATGCCCGTGCTAACCAGTGCGAGGATATCGAGCGATTCAAAGCTGAGATGGCGGAACTAGTGACCAAGGTCCGGGGGAACACCATTGCCCTGGGAAAG CTTCAGGTTGCAAATCTGCTCTCAAATGTCTTCAAACTGTTGATGACCCATAAG GTGAAGCTTGAGAGCAATTTTGCTTCCATCATCTTTGCCATCATGGTTCTGGAAGGGCTTGGTCGTTCCCTGGATCCTGAACTGGACATTCTAGAGGCAGCTAAACCACTGCTCAtcaaaactgcagcttctgTCCTCAGATAG